TGCTGGCAGGAGGAAGGCCGGTAAACGCTTCCGTGGCAGTTATATTCGGGGTGCTTAACCTAGTTGGTTGTTGCCTTGCCTGGTTATATTTATCTAGGCAGCATAAATCAAAAGGCTCAAAGCTCATTGGTGTTGAAATTGTGCAGTGGAAGATGGATGCCGTTATCAGTTTTGGGGTTTTAGTGGGGTTTACTCTGGCCTGGTCAATATCGTTAACACCTTGGGCTGAACTAAGCGTTTATGCAGATCCTCTGATGATGATTGTTATTTCAGTTAGTTTTATGAAGGTACCTGCTCTTATGTTATCAAATGCTTACGCTACACTTATTGCAAAAAAGGCAAAGCAATTAGAGGCTGTATGATTTACTTAAATTCCTTTTGAGTCGAGCAGGTATAAAGTTGATAAGATGACTTTTAATTCGCTGAAACTGTTTTGCAAAGCACTTTCTTTAATCGAAATAAAATGCCAGCGAAAGCTGGCATTTTTTATGGGTGGTTGGTGTATCGCCGCAATATCTACACCTAAGACTCGCGGCCAGTTCATCCCTGAATGCTCAACGGTGGCATCCATGCCATCAATGGCCTTATGTGTAGATAATGCCATTTAGAACTAACATTTTGTTGTTTTCAGCCCTCTAAGCTGCTGCCAAATCTGATGATCTTTCTCTTGTGGTGATGCCACAAAATACCAACGTGTTTCTTCCTTGTCGCGACACTCCAATTTATGCGCTTCAAATAGCACTCTTTGTGGCTTGTTCGTCACGAAAGGTTCAATCCAATCGATATGGCCATGATAGCGATTGTCTGACTCGTAAACGGAGAAGCTAATTTTGACTGAGTTGGTACTAGCCTGCTTTTGACCAGATACTGCCTGATATAAACCGAGATAATATCGATGTAGCTCATCATGCATGCGCGTTTGTTCAAGTGCTTGTGGCTTTATCGCCCAAACAAAGGCATAGCTGAAAAAATCTTGTTTAGTGGCGTCATACATTCCTGGTGCAAACACCAGCTCTTCAACACCTTCAAGCTCGATATTTGGCGCAAAATCGAGTGGGAATGGGATAACTTCAGTGCGCCAGCCGTTTGGTAAACTTTGATAGGCAGTTAAGGTGTTTGCAGCTGCCGGTGTACCTGCTAGAGATGCAACGCAAACTAGCGCGCTAATGATTGTGGCTAATAGCTGTTTCATCGTTTTTCCTCGATTGTTGTTTTTGCTATTGTTGTTTGAGCATAGAGGGTGTTGCAACTAGAACAGCTTACCATTGAATTTGGACCTCAGTACCGACTGACACAAGCGCCATGAATTCATCCATTTCAGCGTTGGTAAGGGCAATACAGCCATCAGTCCAGTCGAACTGTTGCATAATTGGTGCAAGCCAGCCTAAATAGTTGCGTTGCCCATGAACCATGATAAATCCACCGGGCGAAACACCTAAAGCTTTCGCACGGGCTTTATCGCTAGCGTTGGGGTAACTGACGTGCATTGAGCGGTAATAAGATGAGTCTTCTTTTTTGTAATCTAGAATGTAGCTTCCTTCAGGTGTGCGTTGATCGCCTTCTTGCTGCTTGTGACCCTGTGGTTGTCCACCAAGCGAGATACTGTACTCACGTACGACTTGATTGTTTGAGACTAGTTGCATAATCCGATCGGACTTGTCGACCTTAACTAAATCGACCTGCTGTAGAGTCTTCTGTGTAGATGTGGCTTGAACTTGGGCAGCAAACATCAAGCAACATATTAATGTCGTAATAAATCGGCTCATCCCTAATACCCGATACTAGTAAAAGTTAAGTCAGTAGGATTCAATAAAAGTCATTATTTTTCAATCGATAAACAAGTTTATATGATGAAATTGGATTGAATTTTTAAGTTGAAACAATGCTTTCTAGTTTTTTAACACAATTAGGCAGCATGCTGACTTTAGCTGCAACATCTTGATGAAGGTAACTTTGTTTTTATCAACTCGTTTGATATTGAGATGAAAATCGATACTTGTTAACTAGATCAAAAAACCAGTTTCAAAATAACACTAGAATCCTATCTATCATTCATTTGGTCATTTTGCCAAATGACAAAATGTTTATATCGGACACTTATACAAAGGCAGTTTCATGAATCAACAGGAGCAACTACGACTCGACTCTCGAGCCGCGATTTTAAAAGCGCTCGCTCATCCAACGCGGTTGTGGCTGCTAGAAAAGTTACAACAACAAGAGCATTGTGTGTGCGATTTAACTGATGGTGCAGATGCCGATATTTCAACGGTTTCAAAACATCTTTCGGTGCTTAAGCATGCCGGAATTGTTAGTAGCCGCCGTGAGGGTAAGCAAGTTTATTACCGTTTAGAAACGCCATGTTTAATGAAACTGTTTTCTTGTGTCGAGACTGTTATTGAAAAAAATGCGACAAAACATGCAGAGCTGTTGTCTTGCAAATAGCCACTCGCGAAGCACTTATGAAGACTTATTGAGGCATTAAAATGAAAATTGAAATTCTAGGCAGTGGATGTAAAAAATGTAGCAACTTGGCTACTGAGGTTGAGAGTGTAGCCACTGAGTTAGGCGTCACGTTTGAGCTGACTAAAGTGACTGATATGGCAGTTATTTTAGGTTATGAAGTGATGTCGACACCCGCAATAGTTATTGATGGCAAAGTGGTATGTTCAGGTGTTATCCCTTCTGCTGACGAAATTAAAACGCTAATCAATCAAACGGGCTAACTCCTCCCTTTACGTTACACCATTAACGCACTTTTCCCATGAATTAATCGACCTCAAGCCTTTCACTCATAAAGGCTCAAGGGACAGCTTTGTCTTATAAAAGGTGATACTAATGAATTTATCTCATCGTATAACGGCTTGGATATTGCCGGTGATAGTCGTAGTTTGTACGGCTGTGCCTGTTGTCGTGGCTAATGCAGATACTTTGCTTCATCCAGCTCCAACTCAAACTCCTAAACTTTTATTACAAGAAGATCAGGTGCTGAATGTGTATTACTTTCATGGCAATGCACGTTGTTATTCTTGCAAACGAATCGAAGAGTTAACCAACAAATCAATTAATTCAGGTTATTCATCACAGCTTAAACAGCAAAAAGTGATACTGAATATTGTCAACTTAGAGCAGGAAGGTAACGATCATTATATTGATGATTTTCAATTAATAACTCGCTCAGTAGTGGTAGCCATTGAGCAGCAGGGAGGTGTAGTTGCATATAGCCGCCTCGATCGCGTTTGGGATCTTATTAGTCAGCCTGAACAGTTTACTCAGTATATTTATCAAGAAATTGATCAGCTATCTGTAACGACCAATAGCGCTAAAATCCAAGCTCACAACTTAGAGAAATCTACCCATGGCTGAGTGGTTTATCGTGCTAAGTAGCGCGTTGTGGTTTGGTGTGCTCACTTCCATATCACCTTGTCCGCTTGCAAGTAATATTGCTGCGGTGTCATTTTTAAGTAAGCAAGTCGATACGCCTGCACAGTCGATTTCAATGGGGTTATTTTATTGCGTTGGCAGAATGCTTAGCTACATTTTGTTGGCAGCACTATTACTATATACAGCAACTTCTGCTCCAAGGTTGTCTAGCTTTCTTCAAACTCAAATGAACGTGATAATCGGACCTATCTTAATCGTGGTTGGAGGGTGCCTTTTGGGTTGGATAAGTCTGCCAACAAGCAATTGGTCTATATCTCATAGACTTCAAAAATCGCTAGCTGGTCAAGGTAAGCTGGGGGCTTTATCACTAGGTAGTCTTTTTGCCTTGTCGTTTTGTCCTACATCTGCAGCTTTGTTTTTTGCTTCATTGCTGCCATTAATCATTGCACAGCAGTCTAGCTTACTTATCCCAAGTATTTACGGCTTTGGTACGGCAATCCCTGTGTTGATGGTTGCTCTGTTATTGCAATTTGGAAGTTTAAAAGTTGCCAGTTTTTATCAGAAAGTGACTCAGGTTGAAATGCTTGCGCGCATGGCATCAGGAGGTGTATTCCTGCTCGCTGGCGGCTTCTATTGCTGGCTTTATATTGTTCCTATGTTGTTGGGGTAGAGCAATGTTTGTATGGTTTTCTATCTTTGCTGATTGGTTGGTTTATGAAGTTTTAGGGCTATCCAATCAGACGCAATTTGGTACCGCACTGCACTTCTTTGTTGAAGACACGACTAAGATTTTTACGCTATTGATTGTCATGATTTATGCGATCGGTTGGCTGCGCGCGTCACTGAATGTTGAGCGAGTCAGAGGATACCTCGCGGGAAAACCTAAATTTGTTGGTTATACCCTTGGCTCTGGTTTTGGGGCTATTACGCCATTTTGCTCTTGTTCAAGTATTCCAGTGTTTCTGGGGTTTACTTCGGCAGGGATACCGATTGGCATTACTATGGCTTTTTTACTCACTTCACCACTGATCAACGAAGTCGCCATACTGCTTCTTTTTAGTTTACTAGGATGGGAAGTTACGCTCATTTATGTGGCGACAGGTATGGCAATCGGTATGATTGGTGGAGCAGTGCTTGATCTATTAAGAGCGGAGCGTTGGTTGCAACCTTTAGCGGCTAAGGCATATGGGATGGGACAAAAGCAAGCCGTGCAGCAAGCTCATTTAACCGATGCACCAGCATTGACTTGGTTGCAACGTCACCAGTTTGCAAAGTCCGAAACCTCGGAAATATTTTCTCGGGTATGGAAGTGGGTCATAGTTGGTGTTGGTCTAGGAGCTGCTTTGCATGGCTTTGTTCCAGCGGGGTGGCTTGAGTCACACTTAGGGGAAGGGCAATGGTGGTCAGTGCCTGTTGCCACGTTAATGGGGATCCCACTCTACGCCAATGCTACAGGAGTGATCCCCGTAATGGAGAGCTTATTGCTTCAAGGCGTCCCTCTTGGCACTACTATGGCATTCTGCATGAGCACGGTAGCGGCAAGCTTCCCTGAATTCATCATGTTAAAACAAGTGATGCAATGGAAGTTGCTTGCTTTGTTGTTTAGCTTACTGCTGCTGTCATTTACAGTATTAGGATGGGTACTTAATTTACTTTAGTACCGTCAGGCATAGTATTAGTGCGGTTTGTCTGCGGCAAGCGGATGTCAGAGACGAAATACGTCACAGACATCGTTTGTCGCTTTTCTGTTTGTCTTGCTTGGCTACAAATTGCCATTTGGTTTGCGGCTTATATTCTTTAGACCTTGATTTCTACGCACTGCAATGAAAGTGATTGCCATGCTGCCAACAGCTGCGTCGGTTATGTTTGGCGGGCGATATCACCCGATTAACTATGATGATATCTTTACGATTATGCTGCTCTGCTAATTCAACTACTGTGTACTTTTTAGGAACTAGCGTGACTGTCTTGGCCACTTTATTGTTAACCGGCTTCTTCTTAACTGGCTTCACTGTAACGACTTTCGCGGTGACAACCTTGGTTTGCGCTGGCGCGGCCTTAACCACTTTAACGGTTTTTACAGTTTTAACCGCTTTGGTATTTTCTGCCTGGTTTTGGCTAGCACAGGCGCTTAGGGTAATGGTCGCCAGCAGGCAGACCATAGTTTTTAGCGGGATAGAATAGAGTGTATTGGCGTATTGCATAACGGCATCCTTGGCGGCTAAAAGCTAAACACATTTATGAGTTTATGCGTTTCAAGGTCAAACAGTGTGCGGTTTAAGTAAAGTAGTGCAAAGGTGTGGGCAGTGAAGATTCCAGTGCAGTACCGGCCTTGTTGCTTGATCATATTTCTAAGTTACTTGTAATAAACCAACAAAATTAACCTATTAAATAACAGTAGTTTAAAGGTTTACTCTGACCCAATTTGGCCTTTGAAAATAAAAGCACCGCCGATTGACGGTGCTTGCTTTCTGACTTGCCTAACTAGTGATTTGTATAACTAGTAGCTTTTATAACCGGTGGCTTGTATAGCTAATAGTTAGTTGGCTTTTTCTACCATGCGCTGAATGACTTTCATGTGGGTGATGTCATCTGGCGCTTTGCCGTTGGCATTGATTTCATCGCTGCCGTGGCAGGCGAGGCATGAGCCGACGCGGCGGATGTTGTCCATTTCTTGTTTGTTGAATGGGCGTGCGCCTTCATGTGAGGTAGATTGTAGTTGCTTGCCATCTTCATCTACAAACCGCTCTAGCTCAAATGCTGGAGCTTGTCCCTCTGGGAAGTTGCGCTCAATGTCGTATACACCACTGCCAAGGCCGAGTACTTTAGGGTTGGTGTGACACTCTTCACAGGTGCGTGAGCGCTTGCTCATGGTATGCGGCTGAATCGGGTTGTGAGACAATCCACTGGTGCCGTCTTTGGTAGTGTAAGTCTTGTTATTCACTAACGCCTTTTCACCGTCAACCTGAGTTAAAAATACCTGACAGCCTGGTACAAAGGTGGATACCTTGCCGCGGCTGTTAATGCCCAGTGCCGGCATTTCCCAGCGCACGTATGAGCGTGACTCACTCCAGCTGTAGGCTTTCTTATTCAGGTTAGATTTTTTACCTTTTGCAGACTCATCGATACTTGAACCATCTAACCAGTCGCCGTTTGGTTTGCCAACGTTTTGGGTTGCGTGACAACCGTAACATTGTGGCGCCCAGGCTGCGTGGCAGGTAGAGCATTCAAGTTTTTCCATGTGGCCAGCAATTTTCACCATCGCGACCTGACCTTCTTTAGAAAGGTTTGGGTTAGCAAATAGCTGAGGTACTTCTAGCTGCTTACCGTCATTCTTAGTGGTAAGAATGACTTTAGTGCCCTCGCGTTTTACATTGTTGAGCGGATTATCGCGTGCGGTTTTTAGTGTCGCATCTGACTTGGTGCTACCGTGGCAGGATTCACAGCGGATCTCCACTGCTAGATGCTTTTTGGTATACAGGTAACCGTCGCCATGCATTTCGTCTTTGGTGTGACAATCGATACAGCTCATGCCCGCATCAAAGTGCAAATCAGCTTCTAAGAAGTTGTAGTGCTTGCCATGTAACTTACCTTGTTTACCACCAGTTTCTGTATAAGGTGTGCCGTAGCCATCTGACTCCATCATACCCTTGTAGCTCACACCCGTGCGTCCACCGCGGTTGTGACAATGCTGACATTGATCAACCGATACCTTAGTGGTCATCTTGTGTTTTCTTGGGCGATCTTTTTGGGTTTTATCGATTGCTTTATCGCCACCTTCATAGGTAGCCGCATTGCTGTATTCTACGTGACAAGCTGCACAGCCAGAGGCGCGGTAGTCGCCATCACGCTGGTGGCCATCACTCCATAAATGGCAACGTAAACATTGGTTTCTGAGGTAGTCATCACCTGGTGAGTTAGTGTCAGATTCTGGTTTGTTGGGATGGTAGCTCGGTAATTGCTTCAGACTCGCTACCGTGCCTTCTCGGCCGGTTTTCAGCGCTTTAACATCGTATGTAGCGTAGATGGAGTCGCGAGTTTGCGAGCCGAAGTTGTAGCGAGTGCCTGAGATCATCCCTGACATGGTCGCGTGGATTGAGGTCTTAGCTTTTTCTACTTCGTCGGCGTGGCATGAGCCACAGGTTTCATCAACAACTCGTAAGTCAGTCGGGTTGGCCCACATGTTTGTGTGCGCCTTTTTTTGATCTGTGGCTTTGCCATTACCGTTATGGCAATCCACACAGGTTAAGTCTGCCATCATGTCGACATCAGAGAATTGTTCAATCCCCTCATGACAGCTCATACATCCTTTATCGTCGTCCCAGGCGGCTTGGCTGGCAAAACAGCTGAATCCAAGCATTGCTGGAATGGCATATTTGAATATCTTTTTCATACTCATCACCCTTAATAGCCTTATATTTTTTATGGCTATTTAATAATGCGCCTTTGATAGTGGATGTAGAGCAGTTATTAAGCAGATTGTGATCTCAGTGTTGAATAAAAGTTGCACAGGTGGAAGGCTGAAAATTACTGTGATTTTACTCTCAGTTTATTGGTTTAATGCAGCCTGAACCTCTAATGTAAAAATGATAATTGTTATCAAAATTAGTGATTTAGTTATGCTAGGAGGGAGGGGAGGTAGCAATAGGCGTCAGTAGATTAGTTCGGCTTAAATATATAAACAATTTGGCCTAAAACTTGGGAGGGATTGACGTGACCTATTTGCTCCATAGTGACACTCGCATCGTTTTCACCGCGACACCAAAGTTGGCCGTCGGCATCAATGTCGACCAGGGTCTTTACTATGTAACCAAAGCGGCGATGTTTGATTAGCAGCTTTTGTTGCGGTTTCAATTTGGCTTTGTTGAACCAGGTGCGCACCAAAGCAAAGCTGCCAGGAGGGATTGCCGGCAGCATGCTCTGTCCGTCTACTCGCCAGATTCGAAAGCCAAACACAATGCTAGCCTTTTAGGTCTGGGTAGATAACTTGCTCTGCTGGTGGGTATGGGCAAGTCGCTGTATAGGTGTTGACCCCTTTAGTTTGCCAAAAGATATCCGCGAAGCGATTAACCTTGTTAAGCAGTTCAACTGTTGCGGCGCGGTCGATATGTTGCTTGGCGAATGAAGTGGCAAGCATAATCTCGTGAGTTAGCTGGTGGATCTCAGGAAAAGCCTCAAGTTGAGGCTTTTTGAAGTAGTCGCCCCAGATGACGAGTACTTCTTCTTTGACCTTTTTGCCTTCGGCTTCTTTCTCGTTAACTAAGCGCGCGAAAGTGGCTTGCTGTTTAGTGGTAAGTGTTTCTGCAGCGGTTAATTCATCCAATAGGTCAACCATTCTTATCATGCTCAACACAGCAATTTGCGCGGCGCTGGGATCATAGATTTTACAAGGTATATCACAGTGCGCTGACGCGCGGTTAAATGGCTTTTTCGCATCCAATTTAGCCAATAGTTTATACATCATAGTATTGCTCCTATTGTTGCTCGTTTGAATGATTGTTTTTGCTATTGCGTGATTTGCTGTGGAGCAGTGCAGCAGCAATGATCACTGGTGCCAACCAAAGTAAATGAACTAACCCAGCGTATGGGCTTGAATGATCATGCCCTGGGTGAGCGCTAGCCAAAGTGGGTAAGAAGGATAAAACGATTAATACAAAAACTCTCACTGGTGACTCCTTTTCCTTAGTGAATAACGTGCTTAGTTTGCTCAACAATTGTTTTTAGCGATGGGTAAAGCGCGATACAGCCCTCGCATATCGGGTATTTGGTGGCAAATGCTTGAATTGCGGGGATGGTTATCGATATACCACGCATTAACGTCAAACGGATTTGCTCAGAAGAATCAAGAGTCTCAATCAGTTGACGTAAATGCTCGTGGGGAGCAAGCAAAAAACGCAGAGCGTCGTCCTGTCGACCCCAAGCTTCATACAGTGAGGACAAGTTATGGCAGGTACATATCCATGCCATCATGATGTCGCCATTACCTAGTTGTGCGTCAAACTGAGCGGCGAGTAGGTCAAATGCTTCACTATATTGCTGCTCAGCTTGTTGCCATTGCTGGTTTTGAAAATACTCATTGCCTTGTATCAGCAACAGTTGCCATTGGTAATCGTGACTTGTGTCTTTGTGAAAGCATCCTGAACATGACTGCGTCATAA
This DNA window, taken from Shewanella maritima, encodes the following:
- a CDS encoding ArsR/SmtB family transcription factor translates to MNQQEQLRLDSRAAILKALAHPTRLWLLEKLQQQEHCVCDLTDGADADISTVSKHLSVLKHAGIVSSRREGKQVYYRLETPCLMKLFSCVETVIEKNATKHAELLSCK
- a CDS encoding cation transporter; the encoded protein is MSYSSNTSEFRLLSVSAVVSSGFAVGGVVFGIIVGSTVIMFDGAYSLVGLLLTLLSLVAASQLKKPSSQLAKHGRTKVEAVVIVIKASVLLGLLLISLYSAVSAMLAGGRPVNASVAVIFGVLNLVGCCLAWLYLSRQHKSKGSKLIGVEIVQWKMDAVISFGVLVGFTLAWSISLTPWAELSVYADPLMMIVISVSFMKVPALMLSNAYATLIAKKAKQLEAV
- a CDS encoding L,D-transpeptidase family protein, whose translation is MQLVSNNQVVREYSISLGGQPQGHKQQEGDQRTPEGSYILDYKKEDSSYYRSMHVSYPNASDKARAKALGVSPGGFIMVHGQRNYLGWLAPIMQQFDWTDGCIALTNAEMDEFMALVSVGTEVQIQW
- a CDS encoding thioredoxin family protein, which translates into the protein MKIEILGSGCKKCSNLATEVESVATELGVTFELTKVTDMAVILGYEVMSTPAIVIDGKVVCSGVIPSADEIKTLINQTG
- a CDS encoding aromatic aminobenezylarsenical efflux permease ArsG family transporter, yielding MAEWFIVLSSALWFGVLTSISPCPLASNIAAVSFLSKQVDTPAQSISMGLFYCVGRMLSYILLAALLLYTATSAPRLSSFLQTQMNVIIGPILIVVGGCLLGWISLPTSNWSISHRLQKSLAGQGKLGALSLGSLFALSFCPTSAALFFASLLPLIIAQQSSLLIPSIYGFGTAIPVLMVALLLQFGSLKVASFYQKVTQVEMLARMASGGVFLLAGGFYCWLYIVPMLLG
- a CDS encoding permease, which encodes MFVWFSIFADWLVYEVLGLSNQTQFGTALHFFVEDTTKIFTLLIVMIYAIGWLRASLNVERVRGYLAGKPKFVGYTLGSGFGAITPFCSCSSIPVFLGFTSAGIPIGITMAFLLTSPLINEVAILLLFSLLGWEVTLIYVATGMAIGMIGGAVLDLLRAERWLQPLAAKAYGMGQKQAVQQAHLTDAPALTWLQRHQFAKSETSEIFSRVWKWVIVGVGLGAALHGFVPAGWLESHLGEGQWWSVPVATLMGIPLYANATGVIPVMESLLLQGVPLGTTMAFCMSTVAASFPEFIMLKQVMQWKLLALLFSLLLLSFTVLGWVLNLL
- the sodN gene encoding superoxide dismutase, Ni — encoded protein: MMYKLLAKLDAKKPFNRASAHCDIPCKIYDPSAAQIAVLSMIRMVDLLDELTAAETLTTKQQATFARLVNEKEAEGKKVKEEVLVIWGDYFKKPQLEAFPEIHQLTHEIMLATSFAKQHIDRAATVELLNKVNRFADIFWQTKGVNTYTATCPYPPAEQVIYPDLKG
- a CDS encoding multiheme c-type cytochrome — encoded protein: MKKIFKYAIPAMLGFSCFASQAAWDDDKGCMSCHEGIEQFSDVDMMADLTCVDCHNGNGKATDQKKAHTNMWANPTDLRVVDETCGSCHADEVEKAKTSIHATMSGMISGTRYNFGSQTRDSIYATYDVKALKTGREGTVASLKQLPSYHPNKPESDTNSPGDDYLRNQCLRCHLWSDGHQRDGDYRASGCAACHVEYSNAATYEGGDKAIDKTQKDRPRKHKMTTKVSVDQCQHCHNRGGRTGVSYKGMMESDGYGTPYTETGGKQGKLHGKHYNFLEADLHFDAGMSCIDCHTKDEMHGDGYLYTKKHLAVEIRCESCHGSTKSDATLKTARDNPLNNVKREGTKVILTTKNDGKQLEVPQLFANPNLSKEGQVAMVKIAGHMEKLECSTCHAAWAPQCYGCHATQNVGKPNGDWLDGSSIDESAKGKKSNLNKKAYSWSESRSYVRWEMPALGINSRGKVSTFVPGCQVFLTQVDGEKALVNNKTYTTKDGTSGLSHNPIQPHTMSKRSRTCEECHTNPKVLGLGSGVYDIERNFPEGQAPAFELERFVDEDGKQLQSTSHEGARPFNKQEMDNIRRVGSCLACHGSDEINANGKAPDDITHMKVIQRMVEKAN
- a CDS encoding nitrophenyl compound nitroreductase subunit ArsF family protein produces the protein MNLSHRITAWILPVIVVVCTAVPVVVANADTLLHPAPTQTPKLLLQEDQVLNVYYFHGNARCYSCKRIEELTNKSINSGYSSQLKQQKVILNIVNLEQEGNDHYIDDFQLITRSVVVAIEQQGGVVAYSRLDRVWDLISQPEQFTQYIYQEIDQLSVTTNSAKIQAHNLEKSTHG
- a CDS encoding S24/S26 family peptidase, which produces MFGFRIWRVDGQSMLPAIPPGSFALVRTWFNKAKLKPQQKLLIKHRRFGYIVKTLVDIDADGQLWCRGENDASVTMEQIGHVNPSQVLGQIVYIFKPN